A stretch of the Esox lucius isolate fEsoLuc1 chromosome 2, fEsoLuc1.pri, whole genome shotgun sequence genome encodes the following:
- the nucb2a gene encoding nucleobindin-2a, whose amino-acid sequence MSWSRVLQTRCLLLLVHLLCFEGVPISVDKTKVNQLEDKTSEPPQSVDTGLHYDRYLREVIDFLEKDQHFREKLHNTDMEDIKMGKLAKELDFVSHHVRTQLDELKRQEVSRLRTLIKAKQDIEGGNDIAVDHQALLKQFEYLNHMNPHTFEVEDLDRLIKSATSDLENYDKERHEEFKKYEMTKEHERREHLKTLDDEGRKKEEEHYEEMKKKHADHPKVNHPGSQNQFKEVWEEADGLDPEDFDPKTFFNLHDSNGDGFFDEQELEALFTKELEKIYDPTNEEDDMVEMEEERLRMREHVMNEVDTNKDRLVSLEEFLVATKKKEFLEPDSWETLEQNQAYTDEEMLEFEEHLAQQEEDLNQRASDLQKQRDELERQQEQLNAQKVELQQAVEHMERLKTQKVEPPSEVLVAGNAIPEPQGENHPLPPGHQDMSQNHPGMKQDNYLQNQIPHNTQDLSQQHLPDLPQGHQEVP is encoded by the exons ATGTCTTGGAGCCGGGTACTCCAGACCAGATGCCTTCTGCTTCTGGTACATCTGCTCTGTTTTGAGGGAGTGCCCATCAGTGTGGACAAGACCAAGGTGAACCAGCTGGAGGACAAAACCTCAGAGCCACCACAGAGTGTG GACACTGGACTCCACTATGACCGTTATCTCAGGGAAGTAATTGATTTTCTAGAAAAAGACCAACATTTCAGAGAGAAGCTCCATAACACAGATATGGAGGACATCAAG ATGGGTAAGCTGGCCAAAGAGCTGGACTTTGTCAGCCACCATGTTAGGACACAACTGGACGAGTTAAAAAGGCAGGAGGTCAGCCGGCTACGGACGCTGATCAAAGCCAAGCAGGACATTGAAGGAGGGAATG ATATAGCAGTAGACCACCAAGCTCTGCTGAAACAGTTTGAGTACCTGAACCACATGAATCCTCATACTTTTGAGGTTGAGGATCTGGACCGGCTTATCAAATCT GCCACAAGCGATCTGGAGAACTATGACAAGGAGCGCCATGAGGAGTTTAAGAAGTATGAGATGACAAAAGAACATGAGCGGCGAGAACACCTCAAGACACTGGATGACGAAGGGAGGAAGAAGGAAGAAGAACATTATGAGGAGATGAAGAAGAAACATGCAGACCATCCCAAAGTTAACCATCCA GGCAGCCAGAATCAGTTCAAAGAGGTGTGGGAGGAAGCTGATGGTCTTGACCCTGAAGATTTTGACCCCAAGACATTTTTCAACCTGCATG ATTCAAATGGAGATGGCTTTTTCGATGAGCAGGAATTGGAGGCATTGTTTACAAAGGAG CTAGAGAAGATCTATGATCCCACCAATGAGGAGGACGATAtggtggagatggaggaggagcgCCTTCGTATGAGAGAGCACGTCATGAATGAG GTGGACACCAATAAAGACAGACTTGTGTCCTTGGAAGAGTTCTTGGTTGCCACAAAGAAAAAGGAATTCCTGGAACCAGATAGTTGGGAG ACACTAGAGCAAAACCAGGCCTACACTGATGAGGAAATGTTGGAGTTTGAGGAACACCTGGCCCAGCAGGAAGAGGACCTTAACCAGAGAGCATCTGACCTCCAGAAACAGAGGGATGAGTTGGAGAGACAGCAGGAGCAGCTCAATGCACAGAAAGTAGAGCTTCAGCAG GCAGTAGAACACATGGAACGGTTGAAAACCCAGAAAGTTGAGCCGCCTTCAGAGGTTCTTG ttgcAGGTAATGCTATTCCAGAACCACAAGGAGAGAACCATCCTTTGCCCCCAGGCCACCAAGATATGTCCCAAAACCACCCAGGTATGAAGCAAGACAACTACCTCCAGAACCAGATACCTCACAACACCCAGGATTTGTCTCAACAACACCTCCCGGATCTGCCGCAAGGACACCAGGAAGTGCCATAG
- the rps13 gene encoding 40S ribosomal protein S13: MGRMHAPGKGLSQSALPYRRSVPTWLKVTSDDVKEQIFKLAKKGLSPSQIGVILRDSHGVAQVRFVTGNKILRILKSKGLAPDLPEDLYHLIKKAVAVRKHLERNRKDKDAKFRLILTESRIHRLARYYKTKRVLAPNWKYESSTASALVA, translated from the exons ATGGGTCGCATGCACGCTCCAGG CAAGGGCCTGTCCCAGTCCGCACTACCTTACAGGCGCAGTGTTCCCACA TGGCTGAAGGTTACATCTGATGATGTCAAAGAGCAGATTTTCAAGCTGGCCAAGAAGGGTCTGTCTCCTTCTCAAATCG GTGTGATCCTTAGGGACTCTCATGGTGTTGCCCAGGTGCGCTTTGTCACTGGCAACAAGATCCTGAGGATTCTCAAGTCCAAGGGCCTGGCCCCTGACCTGCCAGAAGATCTCTATCACCTCATCAAGAAGGCTGTTGCTGTGAGAAAGCATCtggagaggaacagaaag GATAAAGATGCTAAGTTCCGTCTGATTCTCACTGAAAGCAGGATCCACAGATTGGCACGTTACTACAAGACCAAGAGAGTTCTTGCTCCTAACTGGAAGTA TGAATCCTCTACTGCTTCTGCTCTGGTGGCATAA